A single region of the Brassica oleracea var. oleracea cultivar TO1000 unplaced genomic scaffold, BOL UnpScaffold01181, whole genome shotgun sequence genome encodes:
- the LOC106321034 gene encoding uncharacterized protein LOC106321034 — translation MPPKRDVQKQLDDQAEAFRDAMADLRREFRETLQVSIEAAMRTVREAQPQAPQRQRRQEQDLAEEEDDDLADENPFAGLQEQQILPQNRDVMAAPRGKNRNWESGFRLELPEFTGSLKPDELLDWISSVEELLTFKQVPDVMRVPLVATRFKGRASAWWQQVKEQRARAGKERLNSWEKLKRMLRKSFFPYNYTRTVYNQLQNLRQGSKTVDDYASEFFTLLSRNTLLETHDQLVSRFIGGLRQQIQNNLLLFNPNSVSEAHQRAILIEQNIRSQATWQSTGGRARTNSTAESATTTLDPLTKEKPAPVPDQAQRTARPATFKCFNCGEIGHRQNSCPKRALITNDEPIYDEEEVLEDETKQEELVNGDIGQLLVLRRNLLSPQGIQESWLCTNIFHSSCTIRGKVCRFMIDSGSCTNVISEEAVAKLALFAEPHPNPYKLVWLNKQTDIRISRQCKVPFSVGATYNDLPTCDAVPMDACHMLL, via the coding sequence ATGCCGCCTAAGAGGGATGTTCAGAAGCAACTTGATGATCAAGCAGAAGCTTTTCGTGATGCTATGGCTGATCTTCGCCGTGAATTCCGAGAAACCTTACAGGTTTCGATTGAAGCAGCAATGCGCACGGTGCGGGAAGCACAGCCCCAAGCCCCACAACGTCAACGTCGCCAGGAACAAGACCTtgcagaggaggaagatgacgaTCTTGCCGATGAGAACCCTTTTGCGGGACTGCAAGAGCAGCAAATCCTACCACAAAATCGTGATGTGATGGCAGCCCCTCGGGGTAAAAATCGCAACTGGGAATCTGGGTTTCGACTGGAGTTGCCTGAATTTACTGGTAGTCTAAAGCCAGATGAGCTCCTTGACTGGATCAGCTCGGTGGAAGAACTCCTTACGTTCAAACAGGTGCCTGATGTGATGCGTGTACCGTTAGTGGCTACTCGCTTCAAGGGAAGGGCGTCAGCCTGGTGGCAACAGGTCAAAGAACAGAGAGCCCGAGCAGGCAAAGAGCGTTTGAATTCATGGGAGAAACTCAAACGGATGCTTCGCAAGTCGTTCTTCCCTTATAATTACACACGTACGGTGTATAACCAATTACAGAATTTGAGACAAGGAAGTAAAACCGTGGATGATTATGCGTCGGAATTTTTCACCCTTCTCTCACGTAATACACTTCTGGAAACACATGACCAACTGGTCTCACGCTTCATTGGCGGATTACGGCAACAAATACAGAACAATCTCTTGTTGTTCAATCCAAATAGTGTGTCGGAAGCTCATCAACGGGCCATATTGATCGAACAAAACATCCGTTCTCAAGCTACTTGGCAATCCACCGGCGGACGAGCTCGTACAAATTCAACGGCAGAATCCGCAACAACTACTCTTGACCCGCTGACCAAAGAAAAGCCTGCTCCCGTGCCAGACCAGGCTCAAAGAACGGCGCGACCCGCTACCTTTAAGTGCTTTAATTGTGGAGAGATTGGTCATCGCCAAAACTCGTGTCCCAAGCGTGCCTTGATCACTAATGATGAACCTATTTATGATGAGGAAGAGGTGTTGGAAGACGAAACAAAACAAGAGGAACTTGTCAATGGGGATATCGGCCAGCTGCTAGTACTTCGTCGCAATCTGTTGAGCCCCCAAGGGATACAAGAATCGTGGCTCTGCACAAATATTTTTCACTCATCTTGCACAATACGCGGAAAGGTTTGTAGGTTCATGATAGACTCTGGGAGTTGCACCAATGTTATTTCAGAGGAAGCAGTAGCCAAGCTAGCATTGTTCGCGGAACCGCACCCCAACCCTTATAAGCTAGTATGGCTCAACAAGCAAACAGATATTCGTATTTCTCGACAGTGCAAAGTTCCTTTCTCAGTAGGAGCAACTTACAACGATCTGCCGACCTGTGACGCTGTCCCCATGGACGCATGCCACATGTTACTCG
- the LOC106321035 gene encoding uncharacterized protein LOC106321035: MRVDPKVMVVTSINPKIVRGRLFLNATSGTHVYFDKKTEAGAALFYRLVARDTGLPSAAPLLKSYAKVETMTIADLSSFIVSAASQEIDFLCTGRVVRIDTDKGWCYVACSKCSKKLQRTESAFTCGVCNNPQAVGALRYRVEMAISDDTAEGIFVWFDGVLTKLHSIRASEAAQMVIWAL, translated from the exons ATGAGGGTTGATCCAAAGGTCATGGTTGTCACTAGCATAAATCCCAAGATTGTCAGAG GTCGTCTGTTTCTTAACGCTACGTCTGGAACACACGTGTATTTTGATAAGAAGACTGAAGCAGGAGCTGCTCTATTCTACAG GCTGGTCGCCAGAGATACTGGTCTGCCGTCGGCCGCTCCACTGCTAAAGTCATATGCGAAGGTGGAAACTATGACCATCGCTGACCTCAGCAGTTTCATCGTTTCTGCTGCATCTCAG GAGATTGATTTTCTGTGCACTGGGAGGGTTGTCCGGATTGACACAGATAAGGGGTGGTGTTATGTTGCTTGCTCGAAATGCAGTAAAAAATTGCAGCGGACTGAGTCTGCATTCACGTGTGGAGTATGCAACAATCCACAAGCTGTTGGAGCCCTACG CTATCGTGTGGAGATGGCAATATCTGATGATACTGCGGAAGGAATATTCGTATGGTTCGATGGTGTATTAACGAAGCTGCATAGTATCCGAGCAAGCGAGGCTGCACAAATGGTTATATGGGCCCTTTAA